Proteins co-encoded in one Arachis stenosperma cultivar V10309 chromosome 7, arast.V10309.gnm1.PFL2, whole genome shotgun sequence genomic window:
- the LOC130940428 gene encoding uncharacterized protein LOC130940428 translates to MWRSWSTNNSTVRISSSSSSPTFSPSPLFSCSSFKDVESLCLEDSNQLQINAPQPQLCSSPTNKRVSSIFHRVTLANSLVRSWSNHTQPPRQQPPPPPQPPPPPKPARTLSLPSPRRKEKHHHETEPNLQPQNHKTAKQNTENAPLYIPGTEQRVVVYFTSLRVVRHTFKSCRTVLSILTGFRVPIDERDVSMDSSFLTELGRILGPDGPNKLPCVFIGGRYVGGEEEVICMNETGELKQLLEGLPKADTGECHVCGGQRFVLCDECDGSRKVYTEKNGEFITCGKCNENGLLRCPICFAESPIFSP, encoded by the coding sequence ATGTGGCGATCGTGGAGCACCAACAACTCAACGGTCCGGATCTCTTCATCGTCATCGTCCCCTACCTTTTCtccttctcctctcttctcctGTTCCTCCTTCAAGGACGTTGAATCCCTCTGCCTCGAAGATTCTAACCAATTACAAATCAACGCCCCCCAACCCCAACTCTGTTCCTCGCCAACCAACAAAAGAGTATCCTCCATCTTCCACCGAGTCACACTCGCCAACTCGCTCGTCCGCTCCTGGTCAAATCACACTCAACCCCCCCGCCAACAACCACCTCCGCCaccacaaccaccaccaccacccaaACCTGCCAGGACCTTATCCTTACCCTCTCCCAGACGCAAAGAAAAACATCATCATGAAACCGAACCCAACctccaaccacaaaaccacaaaacCGCCAAACAAAATACCGAAAATGCCCCTCTTTACATACCTGGCACGGAGCAGCGCGTGGTGGTCTACTTCACGTCCCTACGCGTTGTGAGGCACACGTTCAAGTCCTGCAGGACGGTCCTCTCGATCCTCACCGGCTTCCGAGTCCCCATCGACGAGCGAGACGTGTCAATGGACTCGAGCTTTCTAACCGAGTTGGGCCGCATATTGGGCCCGGACGGGCCCAATAAGCTTCCGTGTGTGTTCATAGGAGGAAGATACGTTGGGGGAGAAGAGGAGGTGATCTGCATGAACGAGACCGGTGAGCTGAAGCAGCTTTTGGAAGGTTTGCCCAAGGCGGATACAGGTGAGTGCCACGTGTGCGGTGGTCAGAGGTTCGTTCTGTGCGACGAGTGTGACGGTAGCAGGAAAGTATATACGGAGAAGAATGGAGAGTTCATAACTTGTGGCAAGTGCAACGAGAATGGATTACTCAGGTGCCCTATTTGTTTCGCTGAATCACCTATATTCTCCCCATga
- the LOC130940970 gene encoding ubiquitin-activating enzyme E1 1-like, with protein MLPRKRPSEGEVVEEGTENNNNSSNNSGSNSGGGVVGGGAAAASFHKKCRIGSLTACSPSGAAEDSAVNNTDRSRDDKNSGSSNNSISVEGGPSDMALGDSNPPEIDEDLHSRQLAVYGRETMRKLVGSNVLVSGMQGLGVEIAKNLILAGVKSVTLHDEGNVELWDLSSNFVFSENDIGKNRAEASVAKLQELNNAVLVRTLTTTLTREQLSDFQAVVFTETSLEKAVEFNDYCHNHQPAIAFIKTEVRGLFGSVFCDFGPEFTVTDVDGNDPHTGIIASISNDNPALVSCVDDERLEFQDGDLVVFSEVHGMTELNDGKPRKIKNARAYSFTLEEDTTKYGTYEKGGIVTQVKQPKVLNFKPLREALRDPGDFLLSDFSKFDRPPLLHLAFQALDKFVSDVGRFPVAGSEDDAQKLVSIASDINGSLGDGRLNDVNPKLLRQFAFGARAVLNPMAAMFGGIVGQEVVKACSGKFHPLYQFFYFDSVESLPTEPLDPNDFRPINSRYDAQISVFGQKLQKKLEDAKVFVVGSGALGCEFLKNLALMGVSCGSQGKLTVTDDDVIEKSNLSRQFLFRDWNIGQAKSTVAASAAASINPSLNIEALQNRVGPETENVFHDAFWENLSVVINALDNVNARLYVDQRCLYFQKPLLESGTLGAKCNTQMVIPHLTENYGASRDPPEKQAPMCTVHSFPHNIDHCLTWARSEFEGLLEKTPAEVNAYLSNPSEYTNAMRSAGDAQARDNLERVLECLDKEKCDTFEDCITWARLKFEDYFANRVKQLIYTFPEDASTSTGAPFWSAPKRFPHPLQFSSSDIGHLQFVMAASILRAETFGIPIPDWVKNPKKLAEAVDSVIVPDFQPKKDAKIVTDEKATTLSTASIDDAAVINDLITKLERCRANLSSEFRMRPIQFEKDDDTNYHMDMIAGLANMRARNYSIPEVDKLKAKFIAGRIIPAIATSTAMATGLVCLELYKVLDGGHKVEDYRNTFANLALPLFSMAEPVPPKVIKHQDMSWTVWDRWILKDNPTLRELLDWLKAKGLNAYSISCGSCLLYNSMFPRHKDRMDKRMVDLAEEVAKVEIPSYRRHLDVVVACEDDDDNDIDIPQISIYFR; from the exons ATGCTTCCAAGAAAGAGACCTAGCGAAGGAGAGGTTGTAGAAGAAGGGACTGAAAACAATAACAACAGCAGCAACAACAGCGGAAGCAACAGCGGCGGCGGCGTTGTAGGTGGTGGTGCTGCTGCGGCCTCATTTCACAAGAAGTGCCGGATCGGGAGCCTAACTGCCTGCTCGCCCTCTGGTGCTGCCGAGGATTCGGCGGTGAACAACACTGACCGGAGCAGAGACGACAAGAACAGCGGCAGCAGCAACAACAGCATAAGCGTCGAAGGAGGACCGTCAGATATGGCTTTGGGAGATTCCAACCCGCCGGAGATCGATGAGGATCTCCATAGCCGTCAGCTTGCGGTGTACGGACGCGAGACCATGAGGAAGCTCGTTGGTTCCAATGTCCTTGTTTCAGGGATGCAGGGTCTTGGCGTTGAGATCG CGAAGAATCTCATTCTTGCTGGTGTCAAATCCGTGACTTTGCATGATGAAGGGAATGTGGAGTTATGGGATTTGTCCAGTAATTTTGTGTTTTCTGAGAATGATATTGGCAAGAACAGGGCAGAGGCTTCTGTTGCTAAGCTGCAGGAACTCAACAATGCTgtccttgttcgaaccttgacAACTACGTTGACGAGAGAACAACTTTCTGATTTCCAG GCGGTTGTTTTCACTGAAACCAGTCTTGAGAAAGCTGTTGAGTTCAATGATTACTGCCACAACCATCAGCCTGCCATTGCTTTTATTAAAACTGAAGTTAGAGGCCTCTTTGGATCTGTGTTTTGTGATTTTGGGCCCGAGTTCACTGTTACTGATGTTGATGGAAATGATCCCCATACTGGTATAATTGCATCCATCAGTAATGACAACCCAGCTCTGGTATCTTGTGTTGATGATGAGAGGCTCGAGTTTCAGGATGGAGATTTGGTTGTATTTTCTGAAGTTCATGGTATGACAGAGTTGAATGATGGAAAACCAAGGAAGATTAAAAATGCTAGAGCATATTCATTTACTCTTGAAGAAGACACCACAAAATATGGTACATATGAGAAAGGTGGTATTGTCACACAGGTCAAACAACCAAAGGTGTTGAACTTTAAACCACTAAGGGAAGCACTTCGTGATCCTGGTGATTTTCTTCTGAGTGACTTTTCCAAGTTTGATCGCCCGCCGCTCCTGCATTTGGCATTCCAGGCCTTGGATAAGTTTGTCTCTGATGTAGGTCGCTTTCCTGTTGCTGGTTCAGAGGATGATGCTCAGAAACTTGTATCTATTGCTAGTGATATTAATGGTAGCTTAGGTGATGGACGGTTGAACGATGTGAATCCAAAACTTCTGCGGCAATTTGCCTTTGGTGCTAGGGCAGTGTTGAACCCAATGGCTGCAATGTTTGGTGGAATTGTGGGACAAGAGGTTGTGAAGGCATGCTCTGGAAAATTTCATCCACTTTATCag TTTTTCTACTTCGACTCAGTCGAATCACTTCCTACAGAACCACTGGATCCCAATGATTTTAGACCAATAAACAGTCGTTATGATGCCCAGATTTCAGTATTTGGACAAAAGTTACAGAAGAAGTTAGAGGATGCTAAAGTGTTTGTTGTTGGATCTGGTGCATTGGGatgtgaatttttgaaaaatcttgcCCTTATGGGAGTTTCTTGTGGAAGTCAAGGAAAGCTGACAGTTACTGATGATGATGTCATAGAGAAGAGTAACCTAAGCAGGCAGTTCCTCTTCCGTGATTGGAATATTGGCCAGGCTAAGTCTACAGTTGCTGCTTCAGCTGCTGCATCAATAAATCCATCTCTGAATATTGAAGCTCTACAAAATCGAGTTGGTCCTGAAACTGAAAATGTGTTCCATGATGCATTTTGGGAGAATTTGAGTGTTGTGATTAATGCATTAGACAACGTGAATGCTAGATTGTATGTCGATCAGAGGTGCTTGTATTTCCAGAAGCCTCTTCTCGAGTCTGGAACTCTTGGAGCCAAATGCAATACACAGATGGTCATTCCCCACCTAACAGAAAACTATGGCGCTTCAAGAGATCCGCCCGAGAAACAGGCACCAATGTGTACTGTACACTCATTTCCACACAACATTGATCACTGCTTGACATGGGCTCGATCAGAATTTGAGGGTTTGCTTGAGAAAACACCTGCTGAGGTAAATGCATATTTGTCTAATCCAAGTGAATATACCAATGCAATGAGGAGTGCTGGTGATGCTCAAGCAAGGGACAACTTGGAGCGTGTTCTTGAGTGCTTGGACAAAGAGAAGTGTGACACTTTTGAAGATTGTATTACTTGGGCCAGACTAAA GTTTGAAGATTATTTTGCTAACCGAGTGAAGCAGTTAATTTATACTTTCCCTGAAGATGCTTCAACCAGTACTGGAGCTCCTTTCTGGTCTGCACCTAAACGATTCCCTCATCCACTTCAGTTCTCATCCTCTGATATTGGTCATCTTCAGTTTGTAATGGCAGCTTCCATACTTAGAGCAGAAACATTTGGTATACCAATCCCAGACTGGGTGAAGAACCCTAAAAAATTGGCTGAAGCTGTTGATAGCGTGATAGTACCTGACTTCCAGCCCAAGAAAGATGCAAAAATAGTGACAGACGAGAAGGCCACTACTCTTTCCACTGCTTCTATAGATGATGCAGCTGTTATCAATGATCTAATCACCAAGCTAGAAAGGTGCCGGGCAAATCTATCATCAGAGTTCAGGATGAGGCCAATTCAGTTTGAAaag GATGATGATACAAACTACCATATGGACATGATTGCTGGCCTAGCAAACATGAGGGCACGGAATTACAGCATTCCTGAGGTTGACAAACTTAAGGCAAAGTTTATTGCTGGCCGAATCATTCCAGCAATTGCAACCTCAACTGCCATGGCCACTGGTCTTGTGTGCCTGGAGCTGTACAAAGTCTTGGATGGAGGACACAAAGTTGAGGACTACCGAAACACATTTGCCAACTTAGCTCTCCCCCTCTTTTCCATGGCTGAACCAGTTCCTCCAAAGGTCATCAAGCATCAAGATATGAGTTGGACAGTTTGGGACAGGTGGATATTGAAAGACAATCCTACTCTCAGAGAGCTCCTTGACTGGCTGAAGGCAAAAGGCTTGAATGCTTATAGCATTTCGTGTGGTAGCTGTCTGCTCTATAATAGCATGTTCCCTAGGCACAAAGATCGAATGGACAAGAGAATGGTGGATCTCGCAGAGGAAGTGGCCAAGGTGGAGATCCCTTCATACCGTCGTCACTTGGACGTTGTCGTGGCCTGCGAGGATGACGATGATAATGACATTGACATCCCTCAGATATCTATTTATTTCCGTTAG
- the LOC130939626 gene encoding uncharacterized protein LOC130939626: MVKEEWRELGNGQFLDKMKSLSVPVQIWYKQHFGNIVEKIRKFEEEIKKVDEVVSSGLHDGMLESRRRALVRCCEKWYVRQNVHWKQMSRARYAKKMDRNTKYFHNIASAKRRNNKIESLAINGRLIRNQARIKVAIRDFYKHLYHQEASPTVSFRDGLVNRLEREEAEALEVMSSAEEVKEAV; this comes from the coding sequence ATGGTGAAAGAAGAGTGGAGGGAATTAGGTAATGGACAGTTCCTAGACAAGATGAAATCGTTGTCTGTTCCGGTTCAGATATGGTATAAGCAGCACTTTGGGAATATAGTTGAGAAGATAAGAAAGTTTGAAGAAGAGATCAAGAAGGTGGACGAAGTGGTGAGTAGTGGTTTGCATGATGGTATGTTGGAGTCAAGGAGAAGGGCGCTAGTGAGATGCTGTGAGAAGTGGTATGTTAGGCAGAATGTCCACTGGAAGCAAATGTCTAGAGCCCGGTATGCCAAGAAAATGGATAGGAATACTAAATATTTTCACAATATCGCCTCGGCAAAAAGAAGGAATAACAAAATCGAGTCTTTGGCTATTAATGGGAGACTAATAAGGAACCAAGCAAGGATAAAGGTGGCGATTCGAGACTTTTATAAGCACTTGTACCACCAGGAAGCTTCCCCGACGGTGAGCTTTAGAGATGGTTTAGTGAACCGACTGGAGAGGGAGGAAGCGGAAGCCTTAGAGGTGATGTCATCAGCAGAGGAAGTGAAGGAGGCGGTATAG